tacatgaagagagagaagcaactgaggctgcctaaatccacagacgAACTGTGGTTGGTTATCCAAGATATTTGGGTCAACCTACCTTCCGTGTTCGTTCAAAAActctgtgcaagtgtacctagaagaattgattaattgaaagcaaaatattgatttgatgtagatttttcttctattcactcactttgcatttagttaattgatcaatataatctattaacatgtctatttttgaaagcattcttactttacagcattttttcacacctgcctaaaacttctgcgcagtattgtgtatatatataatttaaaggaTATACCAACATTATCAAAGTTGTAACAGTCTGATATATTGACACCCTCTGTCAACCTCTGACATGTAGGTGCaaagtaataatacataaataactgtGCAAGCCTCTACAGTTACAGGATGACGTTTTCCCAGAGAATATGGTCACATTCTGCTGAATCTTCCAGATGTGAGCAAGGCCACACCGCCAGGGGTCTCTGTGAGCAAGGAGAGAGGACAGCAGTGGAGTGTGGAGCTGCAGGTACTCGCCAGCCTGCAGGGGGAGGTGGCACAGTTCAGGGGTctcctggcccagcaagaagacTGGCGCAATCTGAGATATCTGAAAGTTGTATGAAGTGGCTCTGCGCTTGAGTCCTCGGTTACGATACTGTACACCCTGTCTATGAGGGCTTAATTGCATATTTCACATGTGTTTCTAAGTAATCAGGAAACAAAGGTAGGAAAACAGAAATGGTTGTAAATAGTATGGCTGCTGCAGGTTGTAAAATCAGATCTAAATGTCACTGGGGGAATACAAATGGTGAAAGATGCAGGAGCTTGTTCTAGGTACAGTGCCAGTATCATAATTCTGCTAAcactgcatttattattattattatttttatttcttggcagacacccatatccagggtgacttacaacataaagtATGCATCCTTCTGAGAGGAGTGCTGGGATGCCTTGAGGGTATAGACTGTCCTTTGAAAAGCACTATTATCACTAGTGACTCCAGCATAGAGAAGTGgcatacattgtgtgtgtgttgttgcacTAATACGAACTTCAGCAGGTGTGAAATGGGCATGGCATGTCTCACATCAGCAGCCGACTCGTGCTGCACTTTGGAGTGGTGCTGTTGCAGTCTCTGCCTCTGGGTGGCAGTCCACGCTGGCACTGTCATATGTTTTATAGGGTTTTATAGGCAGTTAATAAACAAAtagaataataaaatgtattgtgtgactttttacatattcatttgctatttttccccatttcctagtaaatgcattttataagatTTGTCATGTAATGTTATCAGATTTATATAGACATTTATAAATATCATCAGCACCAGCCCATGTCCATCCACTACTGGATGTCACAcctacaaaatgtattattatatgccCATATTTTAAGTGATCATCTTTTTCAATCTCTTGGCATCTTCCTTTGTCCATTTTAACATTACATGTTCTTTTGCTTATTCAATTCTTTTTCAGTCGCTTCTTGTTATCCCATGCAGAAATATTTCCATGTTGTCCagagtttctgtaacatttttacatttactaaCCAGGTTGtgaatttaattgatttaaatatgtGTGCGGACGCTCCGGTGGAGACCTGGCTCTCTGGCAATTATGTGAATTCTCCCAAAcaccaaatataaatataatctataaatTACTgtctgtcaaatacattgtctggCCCAGTGTGCTAATAAAGAAGGAATAGGCCACCTTAAATAGGACATGGCTTTCCTGTTTATTGGTCACACTGGTATGTTTTGTCTACAGCATTTCTGTGTATTGTAGCAGGTTGGGGGGCCCGTCGCCAAAAAGGGCTTGTAagtaggcggggtctggtcttgaaacatacagtagggaggcaggcagagggtacaaaacaggctcactgctgttttattgtttccctCAGTGGCGGCACAGTGTgaacaataaacaatacaaaacctAGTTCTGTtcgagcactaactaaacataTATAGTCCACAACTACAGACaaaatattaatactaataacagTAAATGTCCAGGTCGGCAGGGTGGGTCTCCTCTGCTGAAAGAaccgccctgaccccagccttgcctctcataCTGCCACAGTATTCAGTATAAAGCCATGGCAATTGGGCAGTAATTGAAAtaactttgtttttaattgcaatTGTTATGTATGTGTAAGGTTTCACTACCAGAGTATCGTGCTGGTGAACAGGAATGAGCTGTGATAGTGTCTTTATTCTTCATTCTGGTCCTGGATTGTGCTGGAGGAAACAGAAAGCAACAGCAGAACCCAAGCAAATTTGCATTGCTTGCTTACTCATGTTGTTGTTATAATTGAATCATGCTTCTGAAAATTATATTATTGACTATATGAGatatattagaaaaagcaaGTGAGAtggaatatgtatgtattattcaaTCAGTGATATAGTGCCCTCTGCTAAGCTGATGATGTTGCAATAATGTTGACTACTGCACAGCATGGTCTGCAGGCAATAAAAAAAGAGTAAACTGTATGCGGTTCAGATAGCACATTTTAAAAGACGCTGCCTTTCCCTTTTGATAGCTGTCAGGATGCAGCAGCTCACAAACACAGATTGCAGCATCATAGACTGGGGAGGCATTGTGCCCAGCGTGGTCTTGGGGCTGTGCACTCTGGTGGGGGTCCCTGGCAATGGCCTGGTAGTGTGGATTATCCTCAAGCAGATCAGGAGGGCCACTTTCACAGTGAAGATGATGCTGAACCTGGCGCTGGCTGACATCCTGACCCTCATCACTCTGCCCTTCTGGATCTATGCCCTGCTGTGCTCTTGGAAGCTAGGTGGCGGCTGGTGCCGGGTGCTCTCGTATGTGGTGTACTGCAGCATGTATGCCAGCGTGCTCACCATCACCCTGATGAGCGTGCACCGCTCCTTCATGGTGCTGCACCCTCAATGCAAGCAGGGCCTAAACTGGGCCAGGCAGAGGCTCCTGCTTGCTGCAGTCTGGGCCCTGGCCTGCCTCTTGGCCAGCCCTGTCATCGCAGCCCGGGACGTGGAGAAGAAGGACGGGAGGCTGAAGTGTCTGGCCACTGTCTACAAGTCAGGCTGGAAGAAAGTGAGTCTGCTCCTCCTGGAGACCCTGGCAGGGTTTGTGCTTCCGTACATGGTCTTGGCCACGTCTTACTTCTGCATCAGCAGGAGGGTGAGCCGCATGGCACGACCCAAGGGCAAGCGGTTGTGGAAGCTGATCATGTGGATTGTGCTGACCTTTTTCGTGTTTTGGCTGCCCTACCATGCTTTCAACATTCTCCATGTAGCCACCATGTCCCTTACAGGGTCCAGCAAGGACAAGGTCACAGGGCTGAAGATGGTGCTGGATCGGGGCAGTAACATTGCAGGAGCTCTGGCTTTCATCAACAGCTGTATCAATCCCTTCCTCTATGCCCTGGCCTCCCGCAGCCTGCGCGGCAGAATCACCTACATCTCCATTCGGAAGCTCTTCAGAAACTCCACCACAGCGGAGAGCCACGCACTGGACTCCAGAAAAGCTCTCAACCAACATGACTCGCAGAACACCCAGACTCCCTGTCCAATTAGGAAAGATGAACTCTGAGGGAGATTGGGaacctttttcattttttacctTGTTTTGtcctttttggtttgtttgtatgttgtgGAACTATGGCACTGAACTAAGCCATTGTATCAGGGCATGCTATTATTTCTTTGGTCGTCTGTTTCCATGTAGGAAAGTTCTTTCCTTATGGGCTATATAGTTAATTACACATCTAAAGGGACTGTCAGTACAGGAAAATGTAAGTATGTCTTATGCAAATGTgttgcaaataaatacattcaaactgcatatatatatatatgtgtgtgtgtgtaagagagagatgtttgtgtctGATGgcattaaaatatttgttatttacaGGATTTTGTGATTGTGTTATTCTTTAAGGATTTTTTACAAttgatataaattatatatttttacatgtacACTGCTAGAACATCTTTCtatctatatattataaaatatgtcttatgcatttcatgaaaaaataaatatttgtatctaTGTTACCTTGgttacttaatttaatttaactaatcatTTTCTAATTTAATGTTAGAACGACTGAATAAATATACATCACACTTTTATAGAAGACCGGCTCAGCATCAATTCCCAGCTAACAACTTTTGTTATAGCAACATTGTGTGAGGTTGCAGAATTGAATATGAAAAATATGACATATGACATAATATATTCCCCTGACCATACGGTGTCTTTCAAACTGTTCCATGATAGTGCCAATGTAAAAAGTCTTAGAGAAAAATAAGGTGACATACACAATATCTTGAATGCATACACATGTTGTAATGTTATTTAGTTCAACAAACTATGTGAATATTGTGAATATTGATTCTCTAGAAtgaagttaaataaatgtagttgTATGATGTAATTTTACAATAATGTGACTAATACTGTAGTCTACAAATGATCATTGCTCCAATGGAGTATGGTTCTGTGCTTTATTTGTTACTATGGAACAAAGTTATTTGGTTAGTTGAGTAACTTTGCAATCAGCATTGCTAATTTCAACAGAAAGTCTAGAATACTATTTTTATATCCGAAACGCTTCAGGAATAGGTCTTAGCTCTTACTGAGCAACACATACAACTCATAACATAAGTGCCTACATTACAACGATGGCAGGGAAGGTAACAGAAATTGGTAAATAAGAGCAAAGAACGTTTGGTATCAACTTTTACTCCACCTCACCAAATAATGtttttacaaaaaatgattgtgcTTAAAGTTTCACTGATGCTGCAGCTTATTGCTCAAGACTAGCTTCCTTGGTCTCTATATCTTGTAGAAATTAACATAGATCAAACTAAGTCATGCCATTATCGTGCAGATGAAGAGATACCAGTTTATCACAACTAACAGAGGGTACACACCAAAAAAATGCTGTCAGCTAAGGACTGGCAATTTTGATAAGAAGTgctaaaaaactgaaatgaaggCATCAAGAAAAAACTTGAATTCAGTTGATTGCCAATCACATGAAACCTCAATGTTAAGCATGATCAGCAGATCACAGTGTGCCAAGTAAGAGCTTCACACCAGAATCCACCTCTCAGCCTCTCATGCCTCATGCCATGCTGGGCAGACAAGCTGATCCGGCAATTGACAGTTGTATTCATTTGCATCCTTGCTTTCCTTGCATATTGAAATATATCTGTGTTGTAGTTCTGGTTACGTTGCTGTTTTTTGAAAGTGTCTCTCGACACTGCAGTCAACTGATAACGATACAGATACCTTTTGACAGTTTAACCATATTTCAGAAGCATGAAATAAAGTGCTGTCTTTTACTTCAGTTTCTATCTGCCTTGTATCTTGATTAAGCATTAACTGCACGTATTTAAATTAGGATCGCTTTATTATCTCGTTATGTGATGTTATGTCGGTGTAAATAAGTGGCATTTGCAAGGCTAGTTGTGTGCTAAAGTTTCATTGTTTCCAGTTAGTTTTCTAACGGTCTCTTTGTAATTAGGGTctgattaaatgaaaactttgatccacccgctatagcaaactaaaaacctgAACATCATAGCGGTTAATTTCTGATTGAAGAAATtgccatcttactaaaaatgaccCCGTAAATGATTACAATACTTTCGTTTTCTGTTAGCGGCTGGTCGGAGTTTTGTAATCCCAGCCTTAGTTAGGACTCGTTTTGTGCCTGTTTCTCGGGTTTTGTCAGATCTTGTATAAGTAACGTGCTGTGCTGTTTCAATGTATTTAGAGCCTCGTATTAACAGTCAGTAGCTCTTTTATAATGACATTCATTTGTATGTTAGTATAATGTGTGAATGTTATTTAACGCTCTTGTCTATTTCATTGTGTTATAGTTTCACACTATGTGGCGCCTAATGTACAACAGCCACACTTTTTCGCGTCTTTTTTCCAAAGATTTTACTAAAatcttgtatttgtatgtatttttacagaTTTGCAACCTAAATATTTATCGTTTGACTAAATCTTTAGCTAAATTCTAAATATGGGCTTTGCCAAACTAAACATTTacctttgaaataaatatttaactcaAATATgcgttacaaaataaatacatagcgtttcaataaatgtttagtttaaatctaaatgttaaatctaaatgttataTCTAAATGAAAAATCTAAATGATAAATCAAAAGATTTACCAATCTGGAAAACACTCAAGATTTACGTTAAATctgtggaaaaaaatacatgtacaaaaaaaaaaagtgtactgttttacatttggcaccCCAAATTACACCCATCCTTTTAATGGTACAAATAaaggacaaatatatatatatatatatatatatatatatatatatatatatatatatatatatatatatatatatatttgtccttTATTTGTACCATTAAAAGGATgggtgtaatatatatatatatagtatatgtatatgtatatatatatatatagtgtcacTCCCATATTTATGTCGATTAGCACAGTAGGCTGCTGTGGAAAATATCACATGATGACACACAATTTATAAATACCCCAGAAcctatttctgaaaataatgatattaatattCTCTGACCCTGGATTTTATTAGGCTGTCAAAATCACTTACCACAACAAACAATACATGCAGGTTTAGATTTTAACATTAATGTATCTATTTTTATCAGGCTAATTATGTGAGTGGTTTTGAAGAGCATGTGACTCATTGTGCTGTGGTTATAGACATAGAGAAAGATGAGAAACTGTAGATATAGGTCACAGTTTTGACACTTTGACTATATGGAGAAAAAGCAGAAACCGCCATAGTTCCTGTGGATGTGGGTTTTGATATAAAGCATGCAGACGCATGTACTGGACCACAGGTTTGCAGTTGGATGTAAAACTGTCTGCCTGGACCCTTACATCAGTATCTACAGAAGCATGCAGGGCAGAGGTGCATTTCCTGCAGAGCGCAGGCACCAGTTTTTAGGCTGTAGTGTGCTGGAGAGCTATTTTTATTAATGGATGttcttttc
This DNA window, taken from Amia ocellicauda isolate fAmiCal2 chromosome 9, fAmiCal2.hap1, whole genome shotgun sequence, encodes the following:
- the LOC136758208 gene encoding leukotriene B4 receptor 1 — its product is MQQLTNTDCSIIDWGGIVPSVVLGLCTLVGVPGNGLVVWIILKQIRRATFTVKMMLNLALADILTLITLPFWIYALLCSWKLGGGWCRVLSYVVYCSMYASVLTITLMSVHRSFMVLHPQCKQGLNWARQRLLLAAVWALACLLASPVIAARDVEKKDGRLKCLATVYKSGWKKVSLLLLETLAGFVLPYMVLATSYFCISRRVSRMARPKGKRLWKLIMWIVLTFFVFWLPYHAFNILHVATMSLTGSSKDKVTGLKMVLDRGSNIAGALAFINSCINPFLYALASRSLRGRITYISIRKLFRNSTTAESHALDSRKALNQHDSQNTQTPCPIRKDEL